A genome region from Natronosalvus rutilus includes the following:
- a CDS encoding ABC transporter substrate-binding protein, protein MGDSSLPTGKEPVRLNRRRLLQAAGAAGVGSIAGCIGGDQDSGNGNSSSDSTPSDDADFVDQPFVSVETLAIDQMHFNSYNQDNFAYSPGYLVFDELIYYQADVSEYQPGIVTDWEITDDLVTLTVREGVPWHGGEEVTAEDVARKLKLGVYDGGTMGRFTSAESIEATDEYTVEVGLEVPVSEEIFLSSLKGDSMDVPEDPYQEILEDFEDGGDGVTSNGEGLADLTIDEPNGTGPFKYADRNEQELVLERTEEHPDAENINFPEYRFRYFENNQAQWQALQTGEVDGVAILHVPPEIHDGFPDEVKEYQITPNWGAGVIFDHEHKHFGQREVRQAIAHVIDREDVATSSGPRTKAPVDIPTGIPGNFEVDDEIPANDWLGDRVDEYETYEGQNTDRAADLLESAGFQKDGGTWHDSDGNPLQFPIKAPGGWTDYVDACQVMVQHLSDFGIEAEFVARDEAAFFGEDVYGDGFDVAMFQWTTAQAYPYFNFEFMLDSPDQTDVFKYPDEIELPPVGEPDGAEEPFVSADELEDLLTVETGSDEEAELVQRLAWAVNYDLPVLPIQETVDQSFVRTDNWDVVGPDDSDAQVDWPMTYLPRVGKLTAKSE, encoded by the coding sequence ATGGGAGACAGCAGTCTACCTACTGGCAAGGAACCGGTACGTCTCAATCGGCGGCGACTACTCCAGGCAGCGGGGGCAGCTGGAGTAGGATCGATCGCTGGTTGTATCGGCGGCGACCAGGACTCCGGTAATGGCAATTCGAGCTCGGACTCCACACCGTCGGACGACGCTGACTTCGTCGATCAACCGTTCGTCAGCGTTGAGACGCTCGCCATCGATCAGATGCACTTCAACAGCTACAACCAAGATAACTTTGCGTATTCACCTGGGTATCTCGTCTTCGACGAGCTGATCTACTATCAGGCCGACGTGAGCGAATACCAGCCGGGTATTGTCACCGACTGGGAGATTACTGATGACCTCGTCACCCTCACCGTTAGAGAGGGGGTTCCGTGGCACGGCGGAGAAGAAGTGACCGCAGAGGACGTGGCTCGAAAGTTGAAGCTCGGCGTTTACGACGGCGGGACGATGGGTCGATTCACATCGGCGGAATCCATCGAGGCAACCGACGAGTACACGGTCGAAGTCGGTCTGGAGGTCCCGGTTTCGGAGGAAATTTTTCTCAGTAGCTTGAAGGGTGACTCAATGGACGTTCCCGAGGACCCCTACCAGGAAATCCTCGAGGACTTCGAGGACGGTGGTGACGGTGTGACCAGTAACGGTGAGGGGCTTGCAGACCTGACGATCGACGAACCTAATGGAACCGGACCGTTCAAATACGCCGACCGCAACGAACAGGAGTTAGTTCTGGAACGCACGGAGGAGCACCCGGACGCTGAAAACATCAACTTCCCGGAGTACCGTTTCCGGTACTTCGAGAACAATCAGGCGCAGTGGCAGGCGCTCCAGACCGGCGAAGTAGATGGGGTTGCCATTCTGCACGTACCGCCGGAAATTCACGACGGGTTCCCGGACGAAGTCAAAGAGTATCAGATCACGCCCAACTGGGGGGCTGGCGTAATTTTCGATCACGAGCACAAACACTTCGGCCAGCGCGAGGTCCGTCAGGCGATCGCCCACGTGATCGATCGCGAAGATGTCGCAACGTCCTCCGGTCCGCGAACCAAAGCACCGGTCGACATCCCCACTGGAATCCCGGGGAACTTCGAAGTCGACGACGAGATACCAGCAAACGATTGGCTTGGCGATCGGGTTGACGAATACGAGACCTACGAAGGACAGAATACGGACCGAGCGGCCGACCTTCTCGAGAGCGCCGGATTCCAGAAAGACGGAGGTACCTGGCACGACTCCGACGGAAATCCGCTGCAGTTTCCCATCAAGGCACCCGGCGGCTGGACTGACTACGTCGACGCGTGTCAAGTGATGGTCCAGCACCTTAGCGACTTCGGCATCGAAGCCGAGTTCGTTGCTCGAGACGAGGCAGCGTTCTTCGGGGAAGACGTCTACGGTGACGGGTTCGACGTCGCCATGTTCCAGTGGACGACCGCGCAGGCGTACCCGTACTTCAATTTCGAGTTCATGCTCGACAGCCCCGACCAGACCGACGTGTTCAAATACCCCGACGAGATTGAATTGCCGCCAGTCGGCGAACCAGATGGGGCAGAGGAACCGTTCGTCTCGGCGGACGAACTGGAGGACCTCTTGACTGTCGAGACTGGAAGCGACGAGGAAGCAGAACTCGTTCAGCGACTCGCCTGGGCCGTCAACTACGATCTTCCCGTACTGCCGATTCAGGAGACGGTCGACCAATCGTTCGTGAGGACCGACAACTGGGACGTCGTCGGCCCGGACGATTCGGACGCACAAGTTGATTGGCCGATGACGTACCTCCCGCGCGTCGGGAAGCTCACGGCGAAATCCGAGTAG
- a CDS encoding sugar phosphate isomerase/epimerase family protein, with the protein MVKTAIQLYTLSDFDVSEPTKVQIAAETDVDGVEIVYSGLPSNATLQALSETGLEVAALTIGIEDLGETVDELVTTCDLLDTETVILGHLDESHFESVHTTRETAKLLNSYGSRFRDHGLRFLYHTHRHEFASIGDRTHFDILVEETNSTVEFELDLGWIGIADVDPCSVIRDVGHRTASVHLKDMDFEMEQFVNLGEGDLDVKRTARTAIDEGIEWLVYEHEDPRDPVESVVTGASKLKKFKQIPPSR; encoded by the coding sequence ATGGTCAAGACGGCGATTCAATTGTATACCCTCTCTGATTTCGATGTCTCCGAACCAACGAAGGTTCAGATTGCGGCCGAGACAGACGTCGATGGCGTCGAAATCGTCTATAGTGGGCTCCCCTCCAACGCGACCTTACAGGCGCTCAGCGAAACTGGCCTCGAAGTCGCTGCGCTCACGATTGGGATCGAGGATCTTGGAGAAACCGTCGACGAGCTCGTGACGACGTGCGATCTGCTCGACACCGAAACCGTCATCCTGGGCCACCTCGACGAATCGCACTTCGAATCAGTCCACACGACGCGTGAAACAGCGAAACTGCTCAACTCGTACGGAAGTCGCTTTCGAGATCACGGGCTTCGATTTCTGTACCACACCCATCGACACGAATTCGCCAGTATCGGGGATCGGACACACTTCGACATCCTCGTCGAGGAAACGAACTCGACGGTCGAGTTCGAACTCGACCTCGGATGGATCGGGATAGCCGATGTCGACCCGTGTTCGGTAATCCGCGACGTCGGGCATCGAACCGCGTCGGTTCACCTGAAAGATATGGACTTCGAGATGGAACAGTTTGTCAACCTTGGCGAGGGAGATCTTGACGTGAAACGCACTGCACGAACGGCGATAGACGAAGGCATCGAGTGGCTAGTTTACGAGCACGAAGATCCTCGAGATCCGGTCGAATCAGTTGTCACCGGAGCATCGAAGCTCAAGAAATTCAAGCAAATTCCGCCATCTCGATGA
- a CDS encoding IclR family transcriptional regulator, translated as MADKGGINAVRTSFQIVHALREADEGMGVSELARELNLPVSTVHSHLSTLHDCEYVTKRGSKYSIGYRFLEVGGSVRNHSRLFEYARPKVDQLADEFGDKVSLCVLDHGLVAYTYIAKGEEAIETDTFTGIRLLPHSCASGKAILAHLPDKHRTDVLKRRGLSQVGPNTITDRDELLTELETIQSEGVAFDRQERLEGIRSVAAPIPREGNQPNAAISISAPISRMSDERFEREIPERVQNIAETIRIKLRYA; from the coding sequence ATGGCTGACAAGGGCGGTATCAACGCGGTTCGGACGTCATTTCAAATCGTGCATGCACTCCGCGAAGCCGACGAAGGCATGGGCGTCTCGGAACTCGCACGGGAGTTGAATCTACCCGTCAGCACCGTCCATAGCCACCTTTCTACCCTTCACGATTGCGAATACGTTACGAAGCGCGGGTCAAAATACAGTATCGGATATCGGTTTCTGGAAGTGGGCGGATCCGTTCGGAATCATTCCCGACTTTTTGAGTACGCACGGCCGAAAGTCGACCAATTAGCCGATGAATTTGGTGATAAAGTGAGTCTTTGCGTTTTGGACCACGGCCTCGTCGCCTATACGTACATAGCGAAAGGCGAAGAAGCCATCGAGACCGATACTTTCACCGGGATTCGGCTCCTCCCGCATTCCTGTGCTTCCGGGAAGGCGATCCTCGCCCATCTCCCAGATAAACACCGTACCGACGTACTCAAACGCCGAGGACTCTCGCAGGTCGGGCCGAACACTATTACGGATCGAGACGAATTACTCACGGAACTCGAGACGATCCAGAGCGAAGGCGTGGCATTTGACCGTCAAGAGCGACTTGAAGGGATCAGAAGCGTCGCCGCACCGATTCCGCGCGAGGGGAATCAGCCAAACGCAGCCATAAGTATTTCCGCTCCGATTAGCCGAATGTCGGACGAACGATTCGAGCGAGAGATCCCCGAACGCGTACAAAATATCGCCGAAACGATCCGTATTAAGTTGCGATACGCGTAG